From Brachyhypopomus gauderio isolate BG-103 unplaced genomic scaffold, BGAUD_0.2 sc774, whole genome shotgun sequence, one genomic window encodes:
- the LOC143508075 gene encoding ubiquitin carboxyl-terminal hydrolase 37-like, translating to MGCIYSCMKKKNKEGVNSEVKKKKKQRWWRHIESSSLTQVTDTQSLNVSSSSISCSSSSEGHLTRSNNKLPTEPKNTEGIVPGAADKDVCSVPMDRLPAVVVEGDFRVQNLQHLLPHIVSSERVTESGQGEGQGHAPTVSAGRDTEIQQLGFPNIGNTCYMNATLQCLLSLSCFWSPIRAQCSSWTDPSSCQMLRCFADLQQGRLTSRSSSKKKKLLRALNACISVRCPAFGEDYEQE from the exons ATGGGTTGCATTTACTCGTGTATGAAG aaaaagaacaaagagggtGTGAATAGTGaagttaaaaagaagaaaaagcaaaGATGGTGGAGACATATAGAGTCATCCTCCCTGACACAAGTAACTGACACTCAGTCCTTGAAtgtcagctcctcctccatctcttgctcctcttcctctgagggACACTTAACCAG GTCCAACAACAAACTCCCTACTGAACCCAAGAACACGGAAGGGATTGTTCCTG GGGCTGCTGATAAAGATGTGTGCTCTGTGCCCATGGATAG ATTGCCGGCTGTTGTGGTAGAGGGAGACTTTCGTGTGCAGAATTTGCAGCACCTGTTACCGCACATCGTCAGTAGTGAAAGGGTGACTGAGAGTGGCCAGGGTGAGGgccaaggacacgcccccactgtTTCTGctggcagagacacagagatccAACAGCTCGG GTTTCCCAACATTGGGAATACATGTTATATGAACGCCACTCTGCAGTGTCTTCTgagtctctcctgcttctggagccccatcagagctcagtgctccagctggacggatccatccagctgccagatgctcaG atgttttgcagatctacagcaaggcaggctcactagtcgtagctcttcaaagaagaagaagctcctgagagccctgaatgcctgtatttcagtcagatgccctgcgtttggagaggactacgaacag gagtAA